The Streptomyces achromogenes genome window below encodes:
- a CDS encoding MBL fold metallo-hydrolase: MTAAFHVLTTGYADERVAGTVTLLVDGETVVIVDPGMVADRRLILDPLAPHGLSPQDVTDVIFSHHHPDHTLNAALFPEARFHDHMAIYRDDVWEDRDADGYRLSPSITLMTTPGHTAEDVSTLVTTAEGLVVLTHLWWTAEGPADDPFAPDRDQLRVAREKVLALGPALIVPGHGAPFTPSASTPV, translated from the coding sequence ATGACCGCCGCCTTCCACGTCCTGACCACCGGCTACGCCGACGAGCGGGTGGCCGGCACCGTCACCCTGCTCGTCGACGGCGAGACCGTCGTGATCGTCGATCCCGGTATGGTCGCCGACCGTCGGCTCATCCTGGACCCGCTCGCGCCCCACGGCCTGAGCCCCCAGGACGTCACCGACGTGATCTTCAGCCATCACCACCCGGACCACACGCTGAACGCGGCCCTCTTCCCCGAGGCCCGCTTCCACGACCACATGGCGATCTACCGGGACGACGTCTGGGAGGACCGTGACGCCGACGGATACCGGCTGTCGCCCTCGATCACCCTCATGACGACCCCCGGCCACACCGCCGAGGACGTCAGCACCCTGGTCACGACCGCCGAGGGCCTGGTGGTCCTGACCCATCTGTGGTGGACCGCCGAGGGACCCGCCGACGACCCCTTCGCGCCCGACCGTGACCAGCTGCGGGTGGCAAGGGAGAAGGTTCTGGCCCTCGGTCCGGCGCTGATCGTGCCGGGACACGGGGCACCCTTCACGCCGTCGGCGTCCACGCCCGTCTGA
- a CDS encoding TetR/AcrR family transcriptional regulator, translating into MARPRTPLLDRRRIGAGALRIADEQGALSIPALARELGVAPSALYHHVSGREEIISLMREELALETGPDDWDPSRPWEQALEAWARSYRGAFATHPGAVPLLATAPLAEPFMHAMYERVAELLLTAGFGAGQVMPLINALENFVLGSALDLVAPPVMVSDVTREAAPHLSAALDDTPTDNRRAELAFDTGLRALLTGFRALLPR; encoded by the coding sequence GTGGCGAGGCCGCGCACCCCTCTGCTGGACCGCCGGCGCATCGGCGCGGGAGCACTGAGAATCGCCGACGAGCAGGGGGCCCTCAGCATTCCCGCCCTGGCCCGCGAGCTCGGAGTCGCTCCCTCCGCGCTCTACCACCATGTATCCGGTCGCGAAGAGATCATCTCGCTCATGAGGGAAGAGCTGGCCCTGGAGACCGGGCCTGACGACTGGGACCCGTCACGGCCCTGGGAACAGGCTCTGGAGGCCTGGGCCCGCTCCTATCGCGGGGCCTTCGCGACCCACCCCGGGGCGGTGCCCCTGCTCGCGACGGCCCCGCTGGCCGAGCCCTTCATGCACGCGATGTACGAGCGGGTCGCCGAACTGCTGCTGACCGCGGGCTTCGGCGCCGGCCAGGTCATGCCCCTGATCAACGCGCTGGAGAACTTCGTCCTCGGCTCGGCCCTCGACCTCGTCGCGCCGCCGGTGATGGTCTCCGACGTGACCCGTGAGGCGGCCCCCCACCTCAGCGCCGCCCTCGACGACACCCCCACCGACAACCGCCGGGCCGAGCTCGCCTTCGACACCGGGCTGCGTGCCCTGCTCACCGGCTTCCGGGCGCTGCTTCCCCGGTGA
- a CDS encoding amidohydrolase: protein MGDGKGITAMQADIVFIRGTVRTGGADGPVLDALAVTDGRISALGARALDARGSGTAVVDLRGGALLPAFGDGHAHPVMGGLGLLGAPVRECASVEEIVEAVRHWADEHPEAEWITGDGFDAWLAPDGRFDAHWLDKAVPDRPVVLRTMDHHTAWVNSEALRRAGFRADTPDPDGGEIVRRTGSAEPLGTLREFAAVLPVLGLVPQPSHDTQVDALRTTAARFAAAGVTWVQDAWVEPHHADVWITAATSGPGLPIRADLGFFLGPEHWRERVGRLAAERRRVEGAAPGLLTAHTVKFFADGVIESGTAALLEPYTDCPHSHGIANWTPAELANAVTAIDALGFEPHIHALGDGGVRVALDAIEAAARTNGPRDRRPVIAHAQLIHPADLPRFAELGVITNLQPLWAQPDRLMTDLILPKIGPKRGARQYQIAALLAAGAHIAFGSDWPVTDHEPLRGIATAVTRQTPEGHPEGGWLPQERIDTATALAAYSAGCAYQAFEEEKWGVLRPGMRADLVHLAADPVETAPRDLARLPVLGTWLAGRRTYDSGTTDPVPAVGR from the coding sequence GTGGGCGACGGGAAGGGCATCACCGCCATGCAGGCCGACATCGTGTTCATCCGCGGCACCGTCAGGACCGGGGGCGCCGACGGCCCGGTGCTCGACGCGCTCGCCGTCACGGACGGCAGGATCAGCGCGCTCGGGGCGCGGGCGCTCGACGCCCGCGGCAGCGGCACCGCCGTGGTCGATCTGCGGGGAGGCGCCCTGCTGCCCGCGTTCGGCGACGGGCACGCGCACCCCGTGATGGGCGGCTTGGGACTGCTCGGAGCACCCGTCCGCGAGTGCGCCTCCGTGGAGGAGATCGTCGAGGCCGTACGGCACTGGGCGGACGAGCACCCCGAGGCCGAGTGGATCACCGGTGACGGTTTCGACGCCTGGCTGGCCCCCGACGGCCGGTTCGACGCCCACTGGCTGGACAAGGCCGTCCCCGACCGGCCCGTGGTGCTGCGCACGATGGACCACCACACCGCCTGGGTGAACAGCGAGGCACTGCGCCGGGCCGGGTTCCGCGCCGACACACCCGACCCGGACGGCGGGGAGATCGTGCGCCGCACGGGCTCGGCCGAACCCCTGGGCACCCTGCGCGAGTTCGCCGCCGTGCTTCCCGTGCTCGGCCTCGTCCCGCAGCCGTCCCACGACACGCAGGTGGACGCGCTGCGCACGACCGCCGCCCGGTTCGCCGCCGCCGGGGTGACCTGGGTGCAGGACGCCTGGGTGGAACCGCACCACGCCGACGTCTGGATCACCGCGGCGACCAGCGGTCCGGGGCTGCCGATCCGTGCCGACCTCGGTTTCTTCCTGGGCCCGGAACACTGGCGCGAGCGGGTCGGCCGGCTCGCCGCCGAGCGCAGGCGTGTGGAGGGCGCGGCCCCCGGACTGCTCACCGCGCACACCGTGAAGTTCTTCGCCGACGGCGTGATCGAGTCCGGCACGGCCGCTCTGCTGGAGCCGTACACCGACTGCCCGCACTCCCACGGCATCGCCAACTGGACCCCGGCGGAACTGGCGAACGCCGTCACCGCGATCGACGCCCTCGGTTTCGAGCCGCACATCCACGCGCTCGGCGACGGCGGTGTCCGGGTCGCCCTGGACGCGATCGAGGCCGCGGCCCGCACCAACGGACCCCGCGACCGACGTCCGGTCATCGCCCACGCGCAGCTGATCCACCCTGCCGACCTGCCACGCTTCGCGGAACTCGGGGTGATCACCAATCTGCAGCCGCTGTGGGCACAGCCCGACCGGCTGATGACCGACCTCATCCTGCCGAAGATCGGCCCGAAGCGCGGCGCACGCCAGTACCAGATCGCCGCCCTGCTCGCCGCCGGCGCGCACATCGCGTTCGGCAGCGACTGGCCGGTCACCGATCACGAACCCCTGCGGGGCATCGCCACCGCAGTGACCCGCCAGACACCCGAGGGACACCCCGAGGGCGGCTGGCTTCCCCAGGAGCGGATCGACACCGCGACCGCCCTGGCCGCCTACTCCGCCGGATGCGCCTACCAGGCGTTCGAGGAGGAGAAATGGGGCGTTCTGCGCCCCGGAATGCGCGCCGATCTGGTGCATCTCGCCGCCGACCCGGTCGAGACCGCTCCCCGCGACCTCGCACGCCTGCCCGTCCTCGGGACCTGGCTCGCCGGCCGGCGCACGTACGACTCCGGCACCACCGACCCCGTGCCCGCCGTGGGGCGATAG
- a CDS encoding APC family permease: MTEPRTSLTPQQPPVAAGTDPTGRLPRAALGVSDIVFFVVAAAAPLTVMAGIAPLAILFGGIGAPVAYLTVGVVLCLFAVGFTAMTPYIRNAGAFYSYVARGLGRPAGLGAALLAVFSYNALQIGTYGAFGFFAAATADDLLGVDLPWPVYAFAGIAAVWFLGFRSIHVGAKVLAALLIAETAVLALLAGAILVKGGANGLSLASFAPSHVFTSQMSAPLGLAVAAFIGFEATALYREEARDPDRTVPRATYLAVGFLGLFYTFVVWVVVQAFGDDRAVGAAAQNPAEMFFTAMTRYVGGWATDLQRVLIVSSLLASLLAFHNAITRYGYALSAEGVAPAALGRVHPRHGSPWVAGIAQTVLAVVVTAVFAAIGVHPYNEFLLWVNTPGVVGILALQTLAACAVAAFFRRNTGAHTAGRLRTVAAPVAAAVLLAVITALVCTRLSLFTGAAPVVNWTLVALTPLVFATGVVLALRIRRNRPDVYAGLATTDVDSV, encoded by the coding sequence ATGACCGAGCCCCGCACCTCCCTCACTCCCCAGCAGCCCCCGGTGGCCGCCGGGACGGATCCGACCGGCCGTCTGCCGCGCGCCGCCCTGGGCGTCAGCGACATCGTCTTCTTCGTCGTGGCAGCCGCCGCGCCCCTCACCGTCATGGCCGGCATCGCCCCGCTCGCGATCCTCTTCGGCGGCATCGGCGCCCCCGTCGCCTATCTGACGGTCGGCGTCGTGCTGTGCCTGTTCGCGGTCGGGTTCACCGCCATGACGCCCTACATCCGCAACGCCGGCGCCTTCTACTCGTACGTCGCCCGGGGACTGGGGCGCCCGGCCGGGCTCGGCGCCGCCCTGCTCGCCGTGTTCTCCTACAACGCCCTGCAGATCGGCACCTACGGGGCGTTCGGCTTCTTCGCGGCCGCCACCGCCGACGATCTCCTGGGCGTCGACCTGCCCTGGCCGGTCTACGCCTTCGCCGGGATCGCCGCGGTGTGGTTCCTCGGCTTCCGGTCGATCCACGTCGGCGCCAAGGTGCTCGCCGCCCTGCTGATCGCGGAGACCGCCGTCCTGGCACTGCTCGCCGGCGCGATCCTCGTCAAGGGCGGCGCGAACGGGCTGAGCCTGGCCTCGTTCGCCCCCTCCCACGTCTTCACCTCGCAGATGAGCGCGCCGCTGGGCCTCGCCGTGGCCGCCTTCATCGGGTTCGAGGCCACCGCCCTCTACCGCGAGGAGGCCCGTGACCCCGACCGCACCGTGCCCCGCGCCACCTACCTGGCCGTCGGGTTCCTCGGCCTGTTCTACACCTTCGTCGTCTGGGTCGTCGTCCAGGCCTTCGGCGACGACCGAGCCGTCGGGGCCGCGGCACAGAACCCCGCCGAAATGTTCTTCACCGCCATGACCCGCTATGTGGGCGGCTGGGCCACGGACCTGCAGCGTGTGCTGATCGTCAGCAGCCTGCTGGCCTCCCTCCTCGCCTTCCACAACGCCATCACCCGGTACGGCTACGCGCTGTCCGCCGAGGGCGTCGCCCCCGCAGCCCTGGGCCGCGTCCACCCCCGGCACGGCTCCCCCTGGGTCGCCGGCATCGCACAGACCGTGCTGGCGGTCGTCGTCACGGCCGTGTTCGCCGCGATCGGCGTGCACCCGTACAACGAGTTCCTGCTGTGGGTGAACACCCCCGGCGTGGTCGGCATCCTCGCGCTGCAGACGCTCGCGGCCTGCGCCGTGGCCGCGTTCTTCCGCCGCAACACCGGCGCCCACACGGCGGGACGCCTGCGCACGGTCGCCGCACCGGTGGCCGCCGCGGTCCTCCTCGCCGTGATCACCGCACTGGTCTGCACGCGCCTCAGTCTCTTCACCGGCGCCGCACCGGTCGTGAACTGGACGCTGGTCGCGCTCACCCCGCTCGTCTTCGCGACCGGGGTGGTCCTCGCCCTGCGGATCCGCCGCAACCGGCCCGACGTCTACGCCGGGCTCGCCACCACCGACGTCGACTCGGTCTGA
- a CDS encoding ferredoxin reductase family protein has protein sequence MRQGTIPPVVAARWALWTFVVINSVIVEALFLTSGTGKNGVLTVAKFFGLHAAVLMLLQLLLVARLPWLDRRVGMDRLTVWHRWVGFTLLWTVLTHAVLVVLGYAKLSDTSMTKTFFSLAGVPASLLGMCAAAILVVVAAVSARYVRRRLRYETWHGLHLLLYLALGLAFVHQLQETTTFSSSLLAKMYWWALWLFAFGALVAGRIVMPLWRNSYHRFRVAEVVVESDDVVSVHVTGRHLDKLPARAGQFCVWRFPDHHHWWLANPFSLSAAPDGRTLRLTAKAAGTASAGLRHLPVGTRAFVEGPYGAFTSLHRGRPGALLIAGGVGITPVRALLEEEPPGDVVVLYRVRSEVDAVLVDEVRALVADRGGQLHLLTGRTGEGSTPFEPQSLRAMVPDIGERDVYVCGPPAMTAAVLSALRNLGVPRRQVHAERFGLA, from the coding sequence GTGCGGCAAGGCACCATACCTCCGGTCGTTGCGGCGCGATGGGCGCTGTGGACGTTTGTCGTCATCAACTCGGTGATCGTCGAGGCCTTGTTCCTCACCTCCGGGACCGGCAAGAACGGCGTGCTCACCGTCGCCAAGTTCTTCGGGCTGCACGCCGCCGTGCTGATGCTCCTCCAGCTGCTGCTGGTCGCACGGCTGCCATGGCTCGACCGCCGTGTCGGCATGGACCGGCTGACGGTGTGGCACCGGTGGGTCGGCTTCACCCTGCTGTGGACCGTCCTCACCCACGCCGTGCTGGTGGTACTGGGCTATGCGAAACTCAGCGACACGTCGATGACGAAGACGTTCTTCTCGCTGGCCGGGGTGCCGGCCTCCCTGCTCGGGATGTGCGCCGCTGCGATCCTCGTCGTGGTCGCCGCCGTGTCCGCCCGGTACGTGAGGCGGCGGCTGCGGTACGAGACCTGGCACGGCCTGCACCTGCTGCTGTACCTGGCGCTGGGGCTCGCGTTCGTCCACCAGTTGCAGGAGACCACGACGTTCAGCTCGTCCCTGCTCGCGAAGATGTACTGGTGGGCCCTGTGGTTGTTCGCGTTCGGCGCCCTGGTCGCGGGCCGGATCGTCATGCCCCTGTGGCGCAACTCGTACCACCGGTTCCGGGTCGCGGAGGTGGTGGTGGAGTCGGACGACGTGGTGTCCGTGCATGTCACCGGCCGGCACCTCGACAAGCTGCCGGCCCGGGCCGGGCAGTTCTGCGTCTGGCGGTTCCCCGACCACCACCACTGGTGGCTGGCGAACCCGTTCTCGCTGTCGGCGGCGCCCGACGGCCGCACGTTGCGCCTGACGGCCAAGGCGGCCGGAACGGCCAGCGCCGGACTGCGGCATCTCCCGGTCGGCACCCGCGCGTTCGTCGAGGGCCCCTACGGGGCGTTCACGTCGTTGCACCGCGGACGCCCCGGCGCACTGCTGATCGCCGGAGGAGTGGGGATCACGCCGGTTCGAGCCCTGCTCGAGGAGGAGCCGCCGGGCGACGTCGTCGTGCTCTACCGGGTACGCAGCGAGGTCGACGCCGTACTCGTCGACGAGGTGCGGGCTCTTGTCGCGGACCGCGGTGGGCAGTTGCACCTGCTCACCGGCCGCACGGGGGAGGGCAGCACGCCGTTCGAGCCGCAGAGTCTGCGGGCCATGGTTCCCGACATCGGCGAACGCGACGTGTACGTCTGCGGCCCGCCCGCGATGACCGCGGCCGTGCTCAGTGCCCTGCGCAACCTGGGGGTTCCCCGGCGGCAGGTGCACGCCGAGCGGTTCGGCCTGGCCTGA
- a CDS encoding S1 RNA-binding domain-containing protein, whose amino-acid sequence MDETGYEAVTNRLAGASSAAVVSLYADERQPLLTAVLPDGDGVLRARWQTEPAPSDRAWAFLKTLRRGQIVTGTVTLIADFGVTFVDIGGFTAMINTPELSWRPLDHPSDVVGVGQETPRPRGDTWQVTESSRRLCVGLWLRA is encoded by the coding sequence GTGGACGAGACCGGGTACGAGGCAGTGACCAACCGGCTCGCCGGCGCGTCTTCCGCCGCCGTCGTATCCCTGTACGCCGATGAGCGTCAGCCTCTGCTCACCGCTGTACTTCCCGACGGCGACGGTGTTCTCCGCGCACGATGGCAGACCGAACCGGCCCCGAGCGACCGGGCCTGGGCCTTCCTGAAGACGCTGCGGCGCGGCCAGATCGTCACCGGCACGGTGACGCTCATCGCCGACTTCGGCGTCACCTTCGTGGACATCGGCGGCTTCACGGCGATGATCAACACTCCGGAGCTGTCCTGGCGTCCGCTCGACCACCCGTCCGACGTAGTCGGTGTCGGTCAGGAGACGCCGCGGCCACGAGGTGACACGTGGCAGGTCACGGAGTCGTCCCGACGACTCTGCGTCGGCTTGTGGTTAAGGGCTTAA
- a CDS encoding LacI family DNA-binding transcriptional regulator yields the protein MTAVPGSPPSGRAKLADVAKLAGVSVGTASKALNGGGRMRPETRERVLAAVETLDFRPNQHAQSLHTGRSWTVGLMTTDGIGRFSTPVLLGAEDALGAGKISVLLCDTRGDAIREQHHLSNLVDRRVDGIIVTGRRTDPRPPLKGIDPIPTVYALSPSTDPDDISVVSDDRSGARLAVEHLLATGRTRIAHVTGPAHHAAARDRAHHTVDLLERSSLELSTGRVHFGEWSEAWGRRAAEAVLRTAPDTDGFFCGNDQIARGVADALRENGLDVPGRVAIVGYDNWDVMALACRPPLTTIDTDLAEIGRQAALRLLDAIGSEPAPGLHTVPCRLVVREST from the coding sequence GTGACCGCCGTTCCAGGTTCTCCGCCGAGCGGGCGGGCCAAGCTGGCCGATGTCGCCAAGCTGGCCGGCGTCAGTGTCGGGACAGCCTCGAAAGCACTGAACGGCGGCGGCAGGATGCGGCCCGAGACCCGGGAGCGGGTCCTCGCGGCCGTCGAGACGCTCGACTTCCGCCCCAACCAGCATGCGCAGAGCCTGCACACCGGCCGCAGCTGGACCGTCGGGCTGATGACCACCGACGGCATCGGCCGTTTCAGCACCCCCGTGCTGCTGGGCGCCGAGGACGCGCTCGGCGCCGGCAAGATCTCCGTCCTGTTGTGCGACACCCGTGGGGACGCCATCCGCGAACAGCACCATCTGAGCAACCTCGTGGACCGGCGGGTGGACGGCATCATCGTGACCGGCCGGCGCACCGATCCCCGGCCGCCCCTGAAGGGCATCGACCCGATCCCGACGGTCTACGCGCTCTCTCCGTCCACCGACCCGGACGACATCTCCGTGGTCTCCGACGACCGGAGCGGGGCACGGCTGGCCGTCGAGCATCTGCTGGCGACCGGCCGCACCCGGATCGCACACGTCACCGGCCCGGCCCACCACGCCGCCGCCCGCGACCGCGCCCACCACACCGTCGACCTGCTCGAGCGCTCCTCCCTGGAGCTCTCCACCGGCCGGGTGCACTTCGGCGAGTGGAGCGAGGCGTGGGGACGCCGCGCCGCCGAAGCGGTCCTGCGGACGGCGCCCGACACGGACGGCTTCTTCTGCGGCAACGACCAGATCGCCAGGGGAGTCGCCGACGCGCTGCGCGAGAACGGGCTGGACGTTCCCGGCAGGGTCGCGATCGTGGGCTACGACAACTGGGACGTCATGGCCCTGGCCTGCCGCCCGCCGCTCACCACCATCGACACGGACCTCGCCGAGATCGGCCGCCAGGCAGCCCTGCGGCTGCTGGATGCCATCGGCTCCGAACCGGCACCCGGCCTGCACACCGTGCCCTGTCGGCTCGTCGTCCGCGAATCGACCTGA
- a CDS encoding glycoside hydrolase family 127 protein, whose translation MPRPRSAAPSATPSSSPSAASERGDTRLGPVRHSPDAEAAFAPAAVAVDGGFWDARREVNGRVSIPQGPGLLESAGNLRNLRLAAGTDKGEFQGAYPFVDSDVYKWLEAAAWQLARTPDGDLADDVARIVSLVAGAQQDDGYLNTWFQLLKGGERYLDLRWGHELYCAGHLIQAAVAHHRATGSSELLDVAVKFADHIDSVFGLPGSGKPLDGVDGHPEVETALVELYRETGEHRYLDLAGYFVDRFGHGLLGGEVYCQDRVPLREATNVEGHAVRQLYLLAAATDLAVETGDGGLRTAAERLWEAMTTTKTHITGGLGAHHDEEDFGDPYELPNERAYCETCAAIASVQWSWRMALLTGEARYSDLVERTLYNGFLAGVSLDGERWLYVNPLQVRDGHTDAGGDQSARRTRWFRCACCPPNVMRLLAGLEHYLASGDDGGLQIHQYVTGRYTGLLDGTGIVVSAETDYPWQGTIGLTVEESPADRPWTLSLRIPQWCGDYRVRVGDSVYDETDAPVTDGWLRLERTWAPGDRIVLDLGIEPRLTAADPRVDAVRGCVAIERGPLVYCLEGVDHPGGGLDDMVLDTTRPLAVKHRPDLLGGVVTVLAAGRRRNIADAGWWPYRTADAAAGDDGQPADEPLELTAIPYYAWANRQDGSMRVWLPTS comes from the coding sequence ATGCCCCGCCCACGTTCCGCAGCGCCTTCCGCCACGCCCTCCTCCTCGCCGTCGGCCGCGTCCGAACGGGGAGACACTCGCCTGGGCCCGGTCCGTCACAGCCCGGACGCCGAGGCCGCGTTCGCTCCGGCCGCCGTCGCGGTGGACGGCGGTTTCTGGGACGCCCGCCGCGAGGTGAACGGACGCGTCTCCATCCCCCAGGGCCCCGGTCTGCTGGAGTCGGCGGGAAACCTGCGCAACCTGCGGCTCGCGGCCGGCACGGACAAGGGGGAGTTCCAGGGCGCGTACCCGTTCGTCGACTCGGACGTCTACAAGTGGCTGGAGGCTGCTGCCTGGCAGCTCGCCCGGACCCCGGACGGCGACCTCGCCGACGACGTCGCCCGTATCGTCTCCCTCGTCGCCGGCGCGCAGCAGGACGACGGTTACCTCAACACCTGGTTCCAGTTGCTCAAGGGCGGCGAGCGCTACCTGGACCTGCGGTGGGGTCACGAGCTGTACTGCGCGGGCCATCTCATCCAAGCCGCGGTGGCCCATCACCGGGCCACCGGAAGCAGTGAACTCCTTGACGTGGCCGTGAAGTTCGCCGACCACATCGACTCGGTCTTCGGCCTCCCCGGCAGCGGCAAGCCCCTCGACGGCGTCGACGGGCACCCCGAGGTCGAGACGGCCCTCGTCGAGCTCTACCGGGAGACCGGCGAGCACCGCTACCTGGACCTCGCCGGCTACTTCGTCGACCGCTTCGGCCACGGCCTGCTGGGCGGCGAGGTCTACTGCCAGGACCGCGTCCCGCTGCGCGAGGCGACGAACGTCGAGGGGCACGCCGTACGGCAGTTGTACCTGCTGGCCGCCGCGACCGACCTGGCCGTCGAGACCGGGGACGGCGGACTGCGCACCGCCGCCGAGCGGCTGTGGGAGGCGATGACCACCACCAAGACCCACATCACCGGCGGACTCGGCGCCCACCACGACGAGGAGGACTTCGGCGACCCGTACGAACTGCCCAACGAGCGCGCCTACTGCGAGACCTGCGCCGCCATCGCCTCCGTCCAGTGGAGCTGGCGCATGGCCCTGCTCACCGGTGAGGCCCGCTACTCCGACCTCGTCGAGCGCACGCTCTACAACGGCTTCCTGGCCGGTGTCTCCCTCGACGGCGAGCGCTGGCTGTACGTCAACCCGCTCCAGGTCCGGGACGGCCACACAGACGCCGGCGGCGACCAGTCGGCCCGCCGCACCCGCTGGTTCCGGTGCGCCTGCTGCCCGCCCAACGTGATGCGGCTGCTGGCCGGACTGGAGCACTACCTCGCCTCCGGCGACGACGGCGGACTGCAGATCCACCAGTACGTCACCGGGCGCTACACCGGCCTTCTCGACGGGACCGGGATCGTCGTGAGCGCCGAGACCGACTACCCATGGCAGGGCACGATCGGCCTGACCGTCGAGGAGAGTCCCGCGGACCGGCCCTGGACCCTCTCGCTGCGCATTCCGCAGTGGTGCGGCGACTACCGGGTCCGCGTCGGCGACAGCGTGTACGACGAGACGGACGCGCCCGTCACCGACGGCTGGCTGCGCCTGGAGCGCACCTGGGCGCCCGGCGACCGGATCGTCCTCGACCTCGGCATCGAGCCGCGCCTCACCGCCGCGGACCCGCGGGTGGACGCCGTACGCGGCTGTGTCGCCATCGAGCGCGGGCCGCTCGTCTACTGCCTGGAAGGGGTCGACCACCCCGGAGGCGGTCTGGACGACATGGTGCTCGACACCACCCGGCCGCTCGCCGTGAAGCACCGTCCCGACCTGCTCGGCGGCGTCGTCACCGTCCTCGCCGCCGGGCGCCGCCGGAACATCGCCGACGCCGGCTGGTGGCCGTACCGGACCGCGGACGCCGCCGCCGGCGACGACGGACAGCCCGCCGACGAGCCCCTCGAGCTCACCGCGATCCCCTACTACGCGTGGGCCAACCGCCAGGACGGCAGCATGCGCGTCTGGCTGCCCACCTCCTGA
- a CDS encoding sugar ABC transporter substrate-binding protein has product MRNARRTLVAAIAAIGTLTSVAACGGGDSDSSASGSGGAGGTYAFWDPYPQFDASSDWGKLVSKCGTDAGVKIKRTAMDTTDLGNKALLAAQQGNAPDVMLVDNPVVSTLVEAGIVNKTSDLGLDTKSIQQNILGAGTIDGASYGVPIGANTLALYYNKKVLSAAGVDPAAIKDWNSLTAALKKVKAAGKKGITFSAIGTEEGSFQFLPWFWGAGADLTKLDSAKGVAALSLWKGWVDDGLAPKDVLQNTQTTSWQEFATGDYAFGENGTWQLGNAAKAGFEYGVINVPAQNGGSAPVPTGGEFVTVPVQKDTARYDVSKKIVACLTSGANLLSTDTTLAYVAPTAAVQAEQVKANPALKPWVDAVAAARGRTSGGLGTKYPTISQPMWTAVQAALSGGRSPQAALDAAQKAAGKTGS; this is encoded by the coding sequence GTGAGAAACGCCCGCCGCACCCTTGTCGCCGCGATCGCCGCCATAGGCACGCTCACCTCCGTCGCCGCCTGCGGGGGCGGCGACTCCGACTCCTCCGCCTCCGGGTCCGGCGGCGCCGGCGGAACGTACGCCTTCTGGGACCCCTACCCGCAGTTCGACGCCTCCTCGGACTGGGGCAAGCTGGTCAGCAAGTGCGGCACGGACGCCGGGGTCAAGATCAAGCGCACCGCCATGGACACCACGGACCTGGGCAACAAGGCGCTGCTCGCCGCCCAGCAGGGCAACGCGCCCGACGTGATGCTGGTGGACAACCCGGTCGTCTCCACACTGGTGGAGGCGGGCATCGTCAACAAGACGAGCGACCTCGGCCTGGACACGAAGTCGATCCAGCAGAACATCCTCGGCGCGGGCACCATCGACGGCGCCTCCTACGGCGTCCCGATCGGCGCGAACACGCTCGCCCTCTACTACAACAAGAAGGTCCTCTCGGCCGCCGGCGTCGACCCGGCCGCCATCAAGGACTGGAACTCGCTCACAGCGGCCCTGAAGAAGGTCAAGGCGGCCGGGAAGAAGGGCATCACGTTCTCCGCGATCGGCACGGAGGAGGGCAGCTTCCAGTTCCTGCCGTGGTTCTGGGGCGCCGGCGCCGACCTCACCAAGCTCGACTCGGCGAAGGGCGTCGCCGCGCTGTCGCTGTGGAAGGGCTGGGTCGACGACGGACTCGCCCCCAAGGACGTCCTGCAGAACACCCAGACCACCAGCTGGCAGGAGTTCGCCACCGGCGACTACGCGTTCGGCGAGAACGGCACCTGGCAGCTCGGCAACGCGGCGAAGGCCGGCTTCGAGTACGGCGTCATCAACGTTCCCGCGCAGAACGGGGGTTCGGCGCCGGTGCCGACCGGCGGCGAGTTCGTCACCGTGCCCGTGCAGAAGGACACCGCCCGCTACGACGTCAGCAAGAAGATCGTCGCCTGTCTGACCAGCGGCGCCAACCTGCTGTCCACGGACACCACCCTGGCGTACGTGGCGCCCACCGCGGCGGTGCAGGCCGAACAGGTCAAGGCGAACCCCGCGCTCAAGCCGTGGGTCGACGCCGTGGCAGCGGCACGCGGTCGCACCAGCGGCGGTCTGGGCACCAAGTACCCGACCATCTCCCAGCCCATGTGGACCGCCGTGCAGGCCGCCCTGTCCGGCGGCCGGAGCCCGCAGGCGGCCCTCGACGCCGCCCAGAAGGCCGCCGGCAAGACGGGCAGCTGA